The Lysobacter capsici genome has a segment encoding these proteins:
- the plsY gene encoding glycerol-3-phosphate 1-O-acyltransferase PlsY codes for MPFDPLSPQLSVVTQLAPVSVALLVAAYAIGSLSGSLLLGKLRGVDIRTQGSGNAGGTNAFRTQGLRFAAAVVVFDIGKGALATWLALRYAPVGHALSVTSHGYLAAFAAVLGHVWPIWHGFRGGKGAATLVGGLAVLWPFVLPILLAVWAMVIVLSGYVGLATLIAALCLPLLAWLGDAGLPRLYFALAAAVLIVFTHRGNLARLRAGTESRFNGARLLHRWRRS; via the coding sequence ATGCCGTTCGACCCACTCTCTCCGCAGTTGTCCGTGGTCACCCAACTGGCGCCGGTGTCGGTGGCGCTGCTGGTGGCCGCCTACGCGATCGGTTCGCTGTCGGGCAGCCTGCTGCTGGGCAAGCTGCGCGGGGTCGACATCCGCACCCAGGGCAGCGGCAATGCCGGCGGCACCAATGCCTTCCGCACCCAGGGCCTGCGTTTCGCCGCCGCGGTGGTGGTGTTCGACATCGGCAAGGGCGCGCTGGCGACCTGGCTGGCGCTGCGCTACGCGCCGGTCGGGCATGCCTTGTCGGTGACCTCGCACGGGTATCTGGCCGCGTTCGCCGCGGTGCTCGGCCATGTCTGGCCGATCTGGCACGGGTTTCGCGGCGGCAAGGGCGCGGCGACCCTGGTCGGCGGGCTCGCGGTGCTGTGGCCGTTCGTGCTGCCGATCCTGCTGGCGGTGTGGGCGATGGTGATCGTGCTCAGCGGCTATGTCGGCCTGGCCACGTTGATCGCCGCGCTGTGCCTGCCGCTGCTGGCCTGGCTCGGCGATGCCGGTCTGCCGCGGCTGTATTTCGCCCTGGCCGCGGCGGTGCTGATCGTGTTCACCCATCGCGGCAATCTCGCGCGCCTGCGCGCCGGCACCGAATCGCGCTTCAACGGCGCCCGTCTGCTGCACCGTTGGCGCCGGAGCTGA
- a CDS encoding DegV family protein, with product MPNARLPLTAPALRRALISGARRVIAGRDLLNRINVFPVADGDTGNNLAHTLGSLLNGALSRRSRHIGELLKRIGDDAIDGARGNSGAILAQFLHGVAEHARAQPELDAATLAASVRHGAANARAALAHPVEGTILSVINAFADALEEAAAASADGDPRPGFVSALARARAALAYTPQQMALLQKAGVVDAGAQGFVDLLEGIAEFVDGGPRALRMHGAGIAANEGCGGHGHAADHADPAIPALHETVDPLRRWCSECLLVGENLPRDRLREALEAIGADSLVLAGGATRMRVHAHVGAPQALFDACARFGAVEGMKADDMLAQQRSIERVQRVAVVTDSAADLPEELAEHYGLHVVPVRVSIDGRDYLDKTGLVTAEFYRRMAVSADLPRTSQPPPGDFRRAFEFLLGHRAQVLYVGLSRAVSGTLQSGEQAAGRADDSGSRRVQVFDTFNAAGGQALLAWRAAELAADGIELAAIVAELERLRPLTLTWAMARDISHAVRGGRIPPWATPLVRFTGLTPIAKIKPEGRLGVSGGVFAKAGAPEAFARYIARRAPRSQRWRAIVGHCDARADGERLLQALRRRLDLEQVWLVETGPALGAHAGRGALLVSLQPVPGAV from the coding sequence ATGCCGAACGCCCGTCTGCCGCTGACCGCGCCCGCCCTGCGCCGGGCCTTGATCTCCGGCGCGCGCCGGGTCATCGCCGGCCGCGACCTGCTCAACCGGATCAACGTGTTCCCGGTCGCCGACGGCGATACCGGCAACAACCTCGCGCATACCCTGGGCAGCCTGCTGAACGGGGCGCTGAGCCGGCGCAGCCGCCACATCGGCGAACTGCTCAAGCGCATCGGCGACGACGCCATCGACGGCGCGCGCGGCAATTCCGGGGCGATCCTGGCCCAGTTCCTGCACGGCGTGGCCGAACACGCGCGCGCCCAGCCCGAACTGGACGCGGCCACCCTGGCCGCGTCGGTGCGCCATGGCGCGGCCAATGCCCGGGCCGCGCTGGCGCACCCGGTCGAGGGCACCATCCTGAGCGTCATCAACGCCTTCGCCGATGCGCTGGAGGAGGCCGCCGCGGCCAGCGCCGACGGCGACCCGCGTCCGGGCTTCGTCAGCGCGCTGGCGCGGGCGCGCGCGGCGCTGGCGTACACGCCGCAGCAGATGGCGTTGTTGCAGAAAGCCGGGGTGGTCGATGCCGGCGCGCAAGGTTTCGTCGACCTGCTCGAAGGCATCGCCGAATTCGTCGACGGCGGCCCGCGCGCGCTGCGCATGCACGGCGCCGGCATCGCCGCGAACGAAGGCTGCGGCGGCCATGGACATGCCGCCGATCATGCCGATCCGGCGATTCCCGCCTTGCACGAAACGGTCGATCCGTTGCGGCGCTGGTGCAGCGAATGCCTGCTGGTTGGCGAGAACCTGCCGCGCGATCGCTTGCGCGAGGCGCTCGAAGCGATCGGCGCCGATTCGCTGGTGCTGGCCGGCGGCGCCACGCGCATGCGCGTGCATGCCCACGTCGGCGCCCCGCAGGCGTTGTTCGACGCGTGCGCGCGGTTCGGCGCGGTCGAGGGCATGAAGGCCGACGACATGCTCGCGCAGCAGCGCAGCATCGAACGCGTGCAGCGCGTGGCCGTGGTCACCGACAGCGCCGCCGACCTGCCCGAGGAACTGGCCGAGCACTACGGCCTGCACGTGGTGCCGGTCCGGGTGTCGATCGACGGCCGCGATTACCTCGACAAGACCGGCCTGGTGACCGCCGAGTTCTATCGGCGCATGGCGGTCAGCGCGGACCTGCCGCGCACCAGCCAGCCGCCGCCGGGGGATTTCCGCCGCGCCTTCGAATTTTTGCTGGGCCATCGCGCCCAGGTGCTGTACGTGGGGCTGTCGCGGGCGGTGTCGGGCACCTTGCAGTCGGGCGAACAGGCCGCCGGCCGCGCCGACGACAGCGGTTCGCGCCGGGTCCAGGTGTTCGACACCTTCAACGCCGCCGGCGGCCAGGCCTTGCTGGCCTGGCGCGCGGCCGAGCTGGCCGCCGACGGGATCGAACTGGCGGCGATCGTGGCCGAACTCGAACGGCTGCGGCCGTTGACCCTGACCTGGGCGATGGCGCGCGATATCTCGCATGCGGTGCGCGGCGGCCGGATTCCGCCGTGGGCGACGCCGCTGGTGCGGTTCACCGGCTTGACCCCGATCGCGAAGATCAAGCCCGAGGGCCGGTTGGGCGTCAGCGGCGGGGTGTTCGCCAAGGCCGGCGCGCCGGAAGCGTTCGCGCGCTACATCGCCCGGCGCGCGCCGCGCAGCCAGCGCTGGCGCGCGATCGTCGGCCATTGCGATGCGCGCGCGGACGGCGAACGCCTGCTCCAAGCGCTGCGGCGGCGGCTGGATCTGGAACAGGTCTGGCTGGTCGAGACCGGCCCGGCCCTGGGCGCGCATGCCGGGCGCGGCGCGTTGCTGGTGTCGTTGCAGCCGGTACCCGGAGCGGTTTGA
- a CDS encoding zinc-dependent peptidase produces MFEFLRRLRRPAPSIDDDLWRITVAALPWANDLDAPRQQRLRELSARFLREKTITPVQGLQLDEVQHCMLAAMCCLPLLEFGAEGLHGWSQMLVYPDEFRVKLVDFDENDVQHEWHEEISGESHDNGVLIVSWADVAAECAAPHRGDMVVVHEMAHKLDFLDGVVDGTPPLPREWQLEWARDFQAAYEDFGDEVDALLDAEDEDPDRSANDDEDAGYLHGIRITAADAPEEFFAVVSECHFSNPDALLARMPRVAAHLIRFYGPSPFA; encoded by the coding sequence TTGTTCGAGTTCCTGCGCCGTCTGCGGCGCCCCGCCCCATCCATCGACGACGACCTGTGGCGCATCACCGTCGCCGCCTTGCCGTGGGCGAACGATCTGGACGCGCCGCGACAGCAGCGGCTGCGCGAACTGAGCGCGCGCTTCCTGCGCGAGAAAACCATCACCCCGGTACAGGGCCTGCAGCTGGACGAAGTCCAGCACTGCATGCTCGCGGCGATGTGCTGCCTGCCGCTGCTGGAGTTCGGCGCCGAAGGCCTGCACGGCTGGTCGCAGATGCTGGTCTATCCCGACGAGTTCCGGGTCAAGCTGGTCGACTTCGACGAAAACGACGTGCAGCACGAGTGGCACGAGGAAATCAGCGGCGAGTCGCACGACAACGGCGTGCTGATCGTGTCCTGGGCCGACGTCGCCGCCGAATGCGCGGCGCCGCATCGCGGCGACATGGTCGTGGTCCACGAAATGGCGCACAAGCTGGATTTTCTCGATGGCGTGGTCGACGGCACGCCGCCGCTGCCGCGCGAATGGCAGCTCGAATGGGCGCGCGATTTCCAGGCGGCCTACGAGGATTTCGGCGACGAGGTCGATGCCTTGCTCGATGCCGAGGACGAAGACCCGGATCGCTCAGCGAACGACGACGAAGACGCCGGCTACCTGCACGGCATCCGCATCACCGCGGCCGACGCGCCGGAGGAATTCTTCGCCGTCGTCAGCGAATGCCATTTCAGCAATCCCGACGCGTTGCTGGCGCGCATGCCGCGGGTGGCCGCGCACTTGATCCGGTTCTACGGGCCTTCGCCGTTTGCGTGA
- a CDS encoding ATP-binding protein, producing MSWGQPRSLRARQLLAASLGLLAFLALAGYALDRAFLETAESNLRQRLTSYALAYAADTDFGRGGEIIPPYDPPDPRFDRPGSGLYAEVILPDGHWDSMSAQGPVLPDGGMLKPTEETFEGPLPVTEISGRTGEAYRYGRGLIWSVDGDAKAEFQYTIYILEDTSALRHQVAVFRQALWRYLGGAGVILLLLQALIMQWSLRPLKRVIEELKRVQRGLASRMSERHPRELEPLTESINAFIESERENLDRQRNTLADLAHSLKTPLAVLHARLDDENGPVPIDPELREDVSVQLRRMNDLVSYQLARAASGGHALFAAPIAIESHAEEIVRGLEKVYASKGVLCEFDLADGVQFHGEPGDLQELLGNLLENAFKWANSRVLLTVQPGETAANRRPGLLLAVDDDGPGIPPEKVASILQRGVRGDERVHGHGIGLAIVQDLVRGYRGTLDVTPSQELGGTRFEVKLPPGL from the coding sequence GTGAGCTGGGGACAGCCGCGTTCGTTGCGCGCGCGCCAGTTGCTGGCCGCGAGCCTGGGCCTGTTGGCGTTCCTGGCCCTGGCCGGCTACGCGCTCGACCGCGCGTTCCTTGAGACCGCCGAAAGCAATCTGCGCCAGCGCCTGACCAGTTACGCGCTGGCGTACGCGGCCGACACCGATTTCGGTCGCGGCGGCGAAATCATCCCGCCCTACGATCCGCCGGACCCGCGTTTCGACCGGCCCGGCAGCGGTCTGTACGCCGAGGTCATCCTGCCCGACGGGCACTGGGATTCGATGTCGGCGCAAGGCCCGGTGCTGCCCGACGGCGGCATGCTCAAGCCCACCGAGGAAACCTTCGAAGGCCCGCTGCCGGTCACCGAGATCAGCGGCCGCACCGGCGAGGCCTACCGTTACGGGCGCGGCCTGATCTGGAGCGTCGACGGCGACGCCAAGGCCGAATTCCAGTACACGATCTACATTCTCGAAGACACCAGCGCGCTGCGCCATCAGGTCGCGGTGTTCCGCCAGGCGCTGTGGCGCTACCTCGGCGGCGCCGGCGTGATCCTGCTGCTGTTGCAGGCCTTGATCATGCAGTGGAGCCTGCGTCCGCTCAAACGCGTGATCGAGGAACTCAAGCGCGTGCAGCGCGGCCTGGCCTCGCGCATGAGCGAGCGCCACCCGCGCGAGCTCGAACCGCTGACCGAAAGCATCAACGCCTTCATCGAGAGCGAACGCGAAAATCTCGATCGCCAGCGCAACACCCTGGCCGATCTCGCCCACAGCCTGAAGACGCCGCTGGCGGTGCTGCATGCGCGCCTGGACGACGAGAACGGGCCGGTGCCGATCGATCCGGAATTGCGCGAGGACGTCAGCGTGCAACTGCGGCGCATGAACGATCTGGTGTCGTACCAGCTCGCGCGCGCCGCGTCGGGCGGACACGCCTTGTTCGCCGCGCCGATCGCGATCGAATCGCATGCCGAGGAAATCGTGCGCGGCCTGGAAAAGGTCTATGCCTCCAAGGGCGTGCTGTGCGAGTTCGATCTCGCCGACGGCGTGCAGTTCCACGGCGAACCCGGCGACTTGCAGGAATTGCTCGGCAATCTGCTGGAAAACGCGTTCAAGTGGGCGAACTCGCGGGTGCTGCTGACGGTCCAGCCCGGCGAGACCGCGGCCAACCGGCGGCCCGGCCTGTTGCTTGCGGTCGACGACGACGGCCCCGGCATTCCGCCCGAGAAGGTCGCATCGATCCTGCAGCGCGGCGTGCGCGGCGACGAACGCGTGCACGGCCACGGCATCGGCCTGGCGATCGTGCAGGATCTGGTGCGGGGTTATCGCGGCACCCTGGATGTCACGCCGTCGCAGGAACTGGGCGGGACGCGGTTCGAAGTGAAGCTGCCGCCGGGGTTGTAG
- a CDS encoding response regulator transcription factor codes for MRILLVEDEAPLRETLAARLKREGFAVDAAQDGEEGLYMGREVPFDLGIIDLGLPKMSGMELIKALRDEGKKFPVLILTARSSWQDKVEGLKQGADDYLVKPFHVEELLARLNALVRRAAGWSKPTLECGPVMLDLAAQTVSVNGTNVDLTSYEYKVLEYLMMHAGELVSKADLTEHIYQQDFDRDSNVLEVFIGRLRKKLDPDGALKPIETVRGRGYRFAIPRSGD; via the coding sequence ATGCGAATTCTGCTGGTCGAAGACGAAGCGCCTCTGCGCGAGACCCTGGCCGCGCGCCTGAAGCGCGAGGGCTTCGCGGTCGATGCCGCGCAAGACGGCGAGGAAGGCCTGTACATGGGCCGCGAAGTGCCGTTCGACCTGGGCATCATCGATCTGGGCCTGCCCAAGATGTCGGGCATGGAACTGATCAAGGCTCTGCGCGACGAGGGCAAGAAATTCCCGGTGTTGATCCTGACCGCGCGTTCGAGCTGGCAGGACAAGGTCGAGGGCCTCAAGCAGGGCGCCGACGATTACCTGGTCAAGCCGTTCCACGTCGAGGAACTGCTGGCGCGCCTCAACGCGCTGGTGCGCCGCGCCGCGGGCTGGAGCAAGCCGACCCTGGAATGCGGTCCGGTGATGCTGGACCTGGCCGCGCAGACGGTCAGCGTCAACGGCACCAACGTCGACCTCACCAGCTACGAGTACAAGGTGCTGGAGTACCTGATGATGCACGCCGGCGAGCTGGTCTCGAAGGCCGACCTGACCGAGCACATCTATCAGCAGGACTTCGACCGCGACTCCAACGTGCTGGAAGTGTTCATCGGCCGCCTGCGCAAGAAGCTCGACCCCGATGGCGCGCTCAAGCCGATCGAGACCGTGCGTGGCCGCGGTTACCGTTTCGCCATTCCGCGCAGCGGCGACTGA
- a CDS encoding arginine deiminase-related protein: MITRDHAAFFAHARSLPADFGAATARAAFLVAPDGFARAEQSAGDNRYMAQADEFDPGRASAQHRELQRALSAVLPTICFAGDPDTPDALFPNNVFATSAAAATGPRCVIGRMRHPVRQREAARADIRAFFSQVLGYAEVDLSTQPHPCELTGALVIDRARGLGYAGLSERCDEAGARLMHEALGLRATLLFDLAPGEYHTNVVLAVLAGRAALVCPGGFADAGVAEAIAGFHAPHGWLLSAAEHAAFAANSIALSQDKVWMSAAAGRSLTPATLAGLADAGFAVATVELDAIEAGGGSLRCCVGEIY; the protein is encoded by the coding sequence ATGATCACCCGCGACCACGCCGCCTTCTTCGCCCACGCCCGCTCGCTGCCGGCCGATTTCGGCGCGGCGACCGCGCGCGCCGCGTTCCTGGTCGCGCCCGACGGCTTCGCCCGCGCCGAGCAATCGGCCGGCGACAACCGCTACATGGCCCAGGCCGACGAGTTCGACCCGGGCCGGGCCAGCGCCCAGCACCGCGAGCTGCAGCGCGCCTTGTCGGCGGTGCTGCCGACGATCTGCTTCGCCGGCGATCCGGACACCCCGGACGCGCTGTTTCCGAACAACGTCTTCGCCACCAGCGCCGCCGCGGCCACCGGCCCGCGCTGCGTGATCGGGCGCATGCGTCATCCCGTGCGCCAGCGCGAAGCGGCCCGGGCCGACATCCGCGCCTTCTTCAGCCAGGTGCTGGGCTACGCCGAAGTGGACCTGTCGACCCAGCCGCATCCGTGCGAACTTACCGGCGCGCTGGTGATCGATCGCGCCCGCGGGCTGGGCTATGCCGGGTTGTCCGAACGCTGCGACGAGGCCGGCGCGCGGCTGATGCACGAGGCGCTGGGGCTGCGCGCGACCTTGCTGTTCGACCTGGCGCCGGGCGAATACCACACCAATGTGGTGCTGGCGGTGCTGGCCGGCCGCGCCGCGCTGGTGTGTCCGGGCGGATTCGCCGATGCCGGCGTGGCCGAGGCGATCGCCGGCTTCCATGCGCCGCACGGCTGGCTGCTGTCGGCCGCCGAGCACGCGGCGTTCGCGGCCAATTCGATCGCGCTGTCGCAGGACAAGGTCTGGATGAGCGCCGCGGCCGGGCGTTCGCTGACGCCCGCGACCCTGGCCGGACTGGCCGACGCGGGTTTCGCCGTGGCGACAGTCGAGCTGGATGCGATCGAGGCCGGCGGCGGTTCGCTGCGTTGCTGCGTCGGCGAAATCTACTGA
- the dusA gene encoding tRNA dihydrouridine(20/20a) synthase DusA, with the protein MSAMIPTPAIPAAQLRLSVAPMMDWTDSHCRVFHRALAPHARLYTEMVHANAVIHGDRARLLAMDPVEHPVALQLGGSEPALLAQAARIGAERGFDEINLNCGCPSDRVQAGRFGACLMREPALVAASVAAMVEACDVPVTVKCRLGVDDDHRFEVFLAFVDEVAAAGCRMFVVHARNAWLKGLSPKENREVPPLRYDWAYRLKQERPALQVIVNGGIATPDEATAHLQHTDGAMLGRAAYHEPYVLHRLDTAWFGGELSSRAELLRSLRPYVESQLERGVFLKHITRHMLGLFHGERGGRAFRQILSEGAHKPGADWSLIEQALAVTESFAARDAA; encoded by the coding sequence ATGAGCGCGATGATCCCCACGCCCGCCATTCCCGCCGCGCAGTTGCGCCTGTCCGTCGCTCCGATGATGGACTGGACCGATTCGCATTGCCGCGTCTTCCACCGCGCCCTGGCCCCGCATGCGCGGCTGTACACCGAGATGGTCCACGCCAACGCGGTCATCCATGGCGATCGGGCGCGGCTGCTGGCGATGGATCCGGTCGAGCATCCGGTCGCGCTGCAGCTCGGCGGCAGCGAGCCGGCGTTGCTGGCGCAGGCGGCGCGGATCGGCGCCGAGCGCGGGTTCGACGAGATCAATCTCAATTGCGGCTGCCCGTCCGACCGGGTCCAGGCCGGACGCTTCGGCGCTTGCCTGATGCGCGAACCGGCGCTGGTGGCGGCCTCGGTCGCGGCGATGGTCGAGGCCTGCGACGTGCCGGTCACGGTCAAATGCCGGCTCGGGGTCGACGATGACCATCGTTTCGAAGTGTTCCTGGCCTTCGTCGACGAAGTCGCCGCGGCCGGCTGCCGGATGTTCGTGGTGCATGCCCGCAACGCTTGGCTCAAGGGCCTGTCGCCGAAGGAAAACCGCGAGGTGCCGCCGCTGCGTTACGACTGGGCCTATCGGCTCAAGCAGGAACGCCCGGCGCTGCAGGTGATCGTCAACGGCGGCATCGCCACGCCGGACGAGGCGACCGCGCATCTGCAGCACACCGACGGCGCGATGCTCGGCCGCGCGGCGTATCACGAGCCTTACGTGCTGCATCGGCTCGACACCGCCTGGTTCGGCGGCGAACTAAGCAGTCGCGCCGAACTGTTGCGCTCGCTGCGGCCTTATGTGGAAAGCCAGCTCGAACGCGGCGTGTTCCTCAAGCACATCACCCGGCACATGCTCGGCCTGTTCCATGGCGAGCGCGGCGGCCGCGCGTTCCGGCAGATCCTCAGCGAAGGCGCGCACAAGCCCGGCGCGGACTGGTCGCTGATCGAACAGGCGCTGGCGGTGACCGAGTCGTTCGCCGCGCGCGACGCCGCCTGA